One stretch of Planococcus sp. PAMC 21323 DNA includes these proteins:
- the dnaX gene encoding DNA polymerase III subunit gamma/tau codes for MAYQAFYRVYRPQSFSEMTGQMHVKQTLQNALLYNKTTHAYLFSGPRGTGKTSAAKIFAKALNCEQAPTAEPCNECTSCRSINEGSNTDVIEFDAASNSRVEEMREIIEKVRFSPANSRFKIYIIDEVHMLSNSAFNALLKTLEEPPEHVVFILATTEPHKLPLTIISRCQRFDFKSHTQVDIVSRMVEVLTDAEIPYNEQVLKIIAQAAAGGMRDALSLLDQVVSFSGDEMTVEDALLVTGSVSQDVFYGIAEALLAKDIGQALTLLEQLVRDGKDPVRLVEDFITFFRDLLLIQTAPDLHDMLELAAHEPRFEELANRFESTTLYNWIDVLSKTQQEMRFSNHTKIYMETALLKMAQADVPVQSTASAVSPELEAKVIQLENLVRELQQQVKNGAGSGAQAAPTEQKKRQRVQSSFKIPTGRIQDVLKNATKADIQAIKTNWATVMNQLQRSHSALLNDAEPVAASADAFVLKFKYDIHCQMASENQTFAATFSQLLEQYAGKAYTPVFVPDASWLKIREEFIKHSGLKSGTEEKQSESEEENPFSGEGAVAEEDPFISEAERLFGKDFVEVHDD; via the coding sequence TTGGCGTATCAAGCTTTTTATCGTGTTTATAGACCACAGTCCTTTTCTGAAATGACAGGTCAGATGCATGTCAAACAAACCCTTCAAAATGCTCTCCTTTACAATAAGACGACGCATGCTTATTTGTTCTCGGGACCAAGAGGTACAGGGAAAACCAGTGCCGCTAAAATATTCGCGAAAGCGTTAAACTGCGAACAAGCTCCAACGGCAGAACCTTGTAATGAATGTACTTCTTGTAGAAGCATTAACGAAGGATCCAATACCGACGTGATTGAATTCGATGCGGCTTCCAATTCTCGTGTAGAAGAGATGCGGGAAATCATTGAAAAAGTCCGGTTTTCACCGGCCAATTCACGTTTTAAAATTTACATTATCGATGAAGTGCATATGTTATCAAACAGTGCCTTTAATGCGTTGCTAAAAACATTAGAAGAACCGCCAGAACATGTGGTCTTTATATTAGCGACGACCGAACCGCATAAACTACCATTGACGATTATTTCTCGCTGTCAGCGCTTTGATTTTAAATCTCATACGCAAGTCGATATTGTTTCTCGTATGGTAGAAGTGTTAACAGATGCGGAGATTCCTTATAATGAACAAGTGCTAAAAATCATTGCGCAAGCTGCTGCAGGTGGCATGCGGGATGCACTTAGTTTGCTCGATCAAGTAGTCTCGTTCAGCGGAGATGAAATGACGGTTGAAGATGCATTGCTCGTGACGGGTTCTGTGAGTCAAGATGTGTTTTACGGCATTGCAGAAGCGTTACTCGCTAAAGATATCGGACAAGCTTTGACATTATTAGAACAATTGGTGCGCGATGGCAAAGATCCTGTACGGTTGGTTGAAGACTTTATCACGTTTTTCCGTGATTTGTTATTGATTCAAACAGCGCCAGACCTTCATGATATGTTAGAACTTGCAGCGCATGAACCGCGTTTTGAAGAGTTGGCTAATCGTTTTGAGTCAACGACACTTTATAATTGGATAGATGTGTTATCGAAAACGCAGCAAGAAATGCGTTTTTCAAATCACACAAAAATCTATATGGAAACCGCGTTGCTGAAAATGGCACAAGCAGACGTTCCGGTACAAAGTACGGCCTCAGCTGTATCGCCTGAATTAGAAGCGAAAGTGATCCAGTTGGAAAACTTAGTGCGTGAATTACAGCAACAAGTAAAAAATGGTGCAGGAAGTGGTGCACAAGCGGCGCCGACCGAGCAGAAAAAGCGTCAGCGCGTGCAAAGTAGCTTTAAAATACCAACCGGGCGCATTCAAGACGTCTTGAAAAATGCGACCAAAGCAGATATTCAAGCAATTAAAACTAATTGGGCTACTGTCATGAATCAATTGCAGCGGTCGCATTCAGCTTTATTGAACGATGCGGAGCCAGTAGCGGCATCAGCGGATGCATTTGTGTTAAAATTCAAGTATGATATTCATTGCCAGATGGCTTCTGAAAACCAGACCTTTGCTGCGACATTCAGCCAGTTGCTAGAGCAGTATGCAGGCAAAGCGTATACACCGGTTTTCGTTCCAGACGCCAGTTGGCTGAAAATCCGTGAAGAGTTTATTAAACATAGCGGGTTAAAGTCTGGCACTGAAGAAAAGCAGTCAGAGTCTGAAGAAGAAAATCCGTTTTCGGGTGAAGGGGCAGTAGCGGAAGAAGATCCGTTTATCTCAGAAGCCGAGCGTCTTTTCGGAAAAGACTTTGTCGAAGTTCATGATGATTAA
- a CDS encoding YbaB/EbfC family nucleoid-associated protein, with protein MRGGGNMQGMMKQMQKMQKEMAVAQEELGTLKFEGSAGGGMVKVTVSGHKEVLDMVLDPTVVDPEDVEMLQDLLVVATNEAFKKADEHANSTMGKFTKGLNLPGMF; from the coding sequence ATGCGCGGTGGAGGAAATATGCAAGGCATGATGAAACAAATGCAAAAAATGCAAAAAGAAATGGCAGTGGCTCAAGAAGAGCTAGGAACATTGAAGTTTGAAGGATCAGCAGGCGGCGGTATGGTTAAAGTAACTGTATCTGGACATAAAGAAGTATTGGATATGGTTCTTGATCCAACTGTAGTAGACCCAGAAGATGTTGAAATGTTACAAGATCTTTTAGTTGTTGCGACAAACGAAGCGTTTAAAAAAGCGGATGAACATGCGAATTCCACAATGGGGAAATTCACGAAGGGCTTAAATCTCCCGGGCATGTTCTAG
- the recR gene encoding recombination mediator RecR, which translates to MHYPEPISKLMESFMKLPGIGPKTAARLAFFVLGMKEDTVLDFAKALVDAKRNLSFCSVCGHITDVDPCHICQDQQRDRTTICVVQDPKDVIAMEKMRDYKGLYHVLQGAISPMDGIGPEDINVPSLLKRLQDEEVEELILATNPTIEGEATAMYISRLVRPSGIKTTRIAHGLPVGGDLEYADEVTLSKALEGRREL; encoded by the coding sequence ATGCATTATCCAGAACCCATTTCAAAATTAATGGAGAGTTTTATGAAATTGCCAGGAATCGGGCCGAAAACAGCGGCCCGTCTGGCGTTTTTTGTTCTCGGTATGAAAGAGGATACAGTGCTTGATTTTGCAAAAGCGTTGGTCGATGCAAAACGAAACTTGAGCTTTTGCTCGGTCTGCGGGCATATTACCGATGTCGACCCTTGTCATATTTGTCAGGATCAACAACGTGACCGCACGACGATTTGCGTAGTACAAGACCCGAAAGACGTCATTGCGATGGAGAAGATGCGTGATTACAAAGGTTTGTATCATGTCTTGCAAGGGGCGATTTCACCAATGGATGGAATTGGTCCTGAAGACATCAATGTTCCATCTCTATTGAAACGTCTTCAAGATGAAGAAGTAGAAGAGTTGATCTTAGCTACCAACCCAACAATCGAGGGAGAAGCGACAGCGATGTATATTTCTCGTCTCGTAAGACCGTCAGGAATCAAGACGACTCGAATTGCACACGGACTTCCAGTGGGTGGAGATTTAGAGTATGCCGATGAAGTGACTTTATCAAAAGCGTTGGAAGGTCGACGAGAGCTTTAA